Proteins encoded within one genomic window of Mycolicibacterium aubagnense:
- a CDS encoding acyl-CoA dehydrogenase family protein, translating to MSELFPTYRASWETDQHRELRQHAAAFLAKEATPNQERWAKNHQVDREFWNKLGDAGLLGLDLPEEYGGAGGDFGLSAIVAEEFALAHDSASGWTVHSPIVAHYLNTYANAEQKARWMPKIISGEAVLAIAMTEPGTGSDLQAVRTTAVRDGDHYVINGSKTFISNGTHCDMVVIVAKTDPSKGAAGVSLIVAEVNDLPGFERGRVLEKVGQHGQDTRELFFTDMRVPVANLLGEQEGLGFYQLMEQLARERLIIGSVCAGMAEAAVLEAIKYTKQREAFGKPLIQFQHNRFQLAELKAEVLSIKTTVDYCIQELIDGKNDPAMASMGKLIAADKGVAVVDRCVQFFGGYGYMMEYPIGRAYAAARVNKIYGGTSEIMKEIISRSL from the coding sequence ATGTCAGAGCTCTTCCCGACCTACCGGGCCAGCTGGGAGACCGATCAGCACCGCGAGTTGCGTCAGCATGCCGCGGCATTCCTCGCCAAGGAGGCCACGCCCAACCAGGAGCGGTGGGCCAAGAATCACCAGGTCGACCGCGAGTTCTGGAACAAGCTCGGTGACGCCGGCCTGCTGGGCCTGGACCTGCCGGAGGAATACGGCGGCGCGGGCGGCGACTTTGGTCTGTCCGCGATCGTGGCCGAAGAGTTTGCGCTGGCCCATGATTCGGCGTCGGGCTGGACCGTGCACTCGCCGATCGTGGCGCACTACCTCAACACCTACGCCAATGCGGAGCAGAAGGCCCGCTGGATGCCCAAGATCATCAGCGGTGAGGCCGTGCTGGCCATCGCGATGACCGAACCCGGCACCGGGTCCGACCTGCAGGCAGTCCGCACCACGGCCGTCCGCGACGGCGACCACTACGTCATCAACGGGTCGAAGACGTTCATCTCCAACGGAACCCACTGCGACATGGTCGTCATCGTCGCGAAGACCGACCCCAGCAAGGGCGCGGCGGGTGTCTCGCTGATCGTGGCCGAGGTCAACGACCTGCCGGGTTTCGAGCGTGGTCGCGTCCTGGAGAAGGTGGGCCAGCACGGCCAGGACACTCGCGAACTGTTCTTCACCGACATGCGGGTGCCGGTCGCCAACCTGCTCGGTGAGCAGGAGGGGCTGGGCTTCTACCAGCTCATGGAGCAACTGGCCCGCGAGCGGCTGATCATCGGCTCGGTGTGCGCCGGCATGGCCGAGGCCGCCGTACTCGAGGCCATCAAGTACACCAAGCAACGCGAAGCCTTCGGTAAGCCGCTGATCCAGTTCCAGCACAACCGATTCCAGCTCGCCGAGCTCAAGGCCGAGGTGCTGTCGATCAAGACCACGGTGGACTACTGCATCCAGGAACTGATCGACGGGAAGAATGATCCGGCGATGGCGTCCATGGGCAAGCTGATCGCCGCTGACAAGGGCGTCGCCGTCGTCGACCGCTGCGTGCAGTTCTTCGGTGGGTACGGCTACATGATGGAGTACCCGATCGGCCGGGCCTACGCCGCGGCGCGCGTCAACAAGATCTACGGCGGCACAAGTGAAATCATGAAAGAGATCATCAGCCGCTCGCTGTAA
- a CDS encoding DUF5709 domain-containing protein, which produces MSGSGEYSADDDDDQLTQEDMLIDRGVDDLLDEGYAPPDAWREPRDHETLDELLAEEEPDPAMQLDPVVPGPDEQWGDDEVGDRRSGRLVAGEQDGELLAGDVGIAGSAASAEEAAVHIIDE; this is translated from the coding sequence ATGAGCGGCTCAGGTGAGTACAGCGCCGACGACGACGACGATCAGCTGACTCAGGAAGACATGCTGATCGACCGTGGCGTCGATGACCTGTTGGACGAGGGGTATGCGCCGCCGGATGCGTGGCGTGAACCCCGGGATCACGAGACGCTCGATGAACTCCTGGCCGAGGAAGAGCCGGACCCGGCGATGCAACTGGACCCGGTGGTGCCAGGTCCCGACGAGCAGTGGGGCGACGACGAGGTCGGTGACCGGCGATCCGGTCGGCTCGTGGCCGGTGAGCAGGACGGCGAGCTGCTCGCCGGGGACGTCGGCATCGCGGGGAGCGCGGCCTCCGCTGAGGAGGCCGCAGTCCACATCATCGACGAGTAG
- the rnhA gene encoding ribonuclease HI: MSDSATDDIVVIHTDGGCRPNPGPGGWGAVLRMRHHVREMCGGEPDETSNNRMELTAPIMALEALTRPVVVHLHTDSTYVRNGITKWVHGWERNGWMTASKQPVKNVDLWKRLQAACARHEVEWFWVKGHAGVADNELADQLATRGLEEAVALAFTPT, encoded by the coding sequence ATGAGCGACTCCGCCACCGATGACATCGTGGTCATCCACACCGACGGCGGCTGCCGCCCCAACCCCGGTCCCGGCGGCTGGGGCGCGGTGCTGCGCATGCGTCATCACGTGCGGGAAATGTGCGGCGGCGAGCCTGACGAGACCAGCAACAACCGCATGGAGCTCACGGCGCCCATCATGGCGCTCGAAGCATTGACGCGGCCCGTCGTGGTGCACCTGCACACCGACAGCACCTACGTCCGCAACGGCATCACCAAGTGGGTGCACGGCTGGGAACGCAATGGCTGGATGACGGCGTCGAAGCAGCCAGTGAAGAACGTAGACCTCTGGAAGCGGCTGCAAGCCGCGTGCGCCCGGCACGAGGTCGAGTGGTTCTGGGTGAAAGGGCACGCGGGCGTCGCCGACAACGAGTTGGCCGACCAGCTGGCGACCCGCGGGCTGGAAGAGGCTGTCGCTCTCGCGTTCACTCCCACGTGA
- a CDS encoding LLM class flavin-dependent oxidoreductase, with protein sequence MRFTYAEAMTDPKYYIPLAKAADEAGYHAMTIPDSIAYPAVSDSKYPYTEDGNREFLDGKSFIESFALIGALSAVTTKLHFNIFVLKLPIRPPALVAKQAGSLAAMFDNRLGLGVGTSPWPEDYEVMGVPFARRGKRMDECIDVVRGLTSGDYFEYHGEFYDIPKTKMTPAPTKPVPILVGGHADAALKRAARNDGWMHGGGDPADLDPLLKKLAQYRETEERIGLCDEFQIHVISIDGFTVDGVKRLEDKGVTDVIVGFRVPYIMGEDTQPLDEKIKHLEMFAENVIAKV encoded by the coding sequence ATGCGGTTCACCTATGCGGAAGCCATGACCGATCCGAAGTACTACATCCCGTTGGCGAAAGCCGCTGACGAGGCCGGATACCACGCGATGACCATTCCGGACAGCATCGCGTACCCGGCGGTCTCGGATTCGAAATACCCCTATACCGAAGACGGGAACCGCGAGTTTCTGGACGGCAAGTCGTTCATCGAGTCGTTCGCGCTGATCGGCGCCCTGTCGGCCGTCACGACCAAGCTGCACTTCAACATCTTCGTGCTGAAGCTGCCCATCCGGCCGCCGGCCCTGGTGGCCAAGCAGGCGGGCTCCTTGGCCGCGATGTTCGACAACCGGTTGGGCCTGGGCGTCGGCACCAGCCCGTGGCCCGAGGATTACGAGGTCATGGGCGTGCCGTTCGCCCGCCGCGGCAAGCGCATGGACGAGTGCATCGACGTCGTCCGCGGCCTGACTTCGGGTGACTACTTCGAGTACCACGGCGAGTTCTACGACATCCCCAAGACCAAGATGACGCCGGCGCCGACCAAGCCGGTGCCCATCCTGGTCGGCGGCCACGCCGACGCCGCGCTCAAGCGCGCCGCCCGCAATGACGGCTGGATGCACGGCGGCGGCGACCCCGCCGATCTCGACCCGCTGCTCAAGAAGCTTGCGCAGTACCGCGAGACCGAAGAGCGCATCGGGCTCTGCGACGAGTTCCAGATTCACGTCATCTCGATCGACGGCTTCACCGTCGACGGCGTGAAGCGCCTCGAGGACAAGGGCGTCACCGACGTGATCGTCGGCTTCCGGGTGCCCTACATCATGGGCGAGGACACCCAGCCGCTCGACGAGAAGATCAAGCACCTGGAGATGTTCGCGGAGAACGTCATCGCCAAGGTCTAG
- the cobF gene encoding precorrin-6A synthase (deacetylating): MRTIHVIGIGAGDPDYVTAQAVTALNDTQVFFAMDKGDAKDDLVALRRLICERFIEKPGYRFVTLPDPKRAKDGDYQEAVAEWHAARARLWAEAIETELPDAATGSFLAWGDPSLYDSTLRILDRVAEHVEFEFDVIPGITAIQALTARHRIPLNDIGEPVLITTGRQLRENGLAGAAVVMLDGECSFLECPPQTRIWWGAYLGTPDEMLIAGTVGEVGNRITRERAEARARHGWIMDTYLLRAESTV, translated from the coding sequence ATGCGCACTATCCACGTCATCGGTATCGGTGCCGGCGACCCGGACTACGTCACCGCCCAGGCCGTCACGGCGCTCAATGACACTCAGGTTTTCTTCGCCATGGACAAGGGCGATGCGAAAGACGATCTCGTCGCACTGCGCAGACTCATCTGCGAACGGTTCATCGAGAAGCCGGGCTACCGGTTCGTGACGCTGCCGGACCCCAAACGGGCCAAAGACGGTGACTATCAGGAGGCCGTGGCGGAATGGCACGCCGCGCGGGCCCGGTTGTGGGCCGAGGCCATCGAGACCGAGCTACCGGACGCCGCCACCGGATCTTTTCTTGCCTGGGGCGATCCGTCGCTCTACGACAGCACCCTGCGCATTCTGGACCGCGTCGCCGAACACGTCGAGTTCGAGTTCGACGTCATCCCCGGCATCACCGCCATCCAGGCGCTCACCGCCCGACATCGCATACCCCTCAACGACATTGGCGAGCCGGTGCTCATCACGACAGGCCGTCAGCTGCGTGAAAACGGGCTGGCCGGGGCCGCGGTCGTGATGCTCGACGGCGAGTGCTCGTTCCTGGAATGCCCACCGCAGACCCGCATTTGGTGGGGCGCCTACCTCGGCACCCCCGACGAGATGCTGATCGCCGGCACCGTCGGTGAGGTCGGAAACCGGATCACGCGCGAGCGCGCCGAAGCCCGGGCCCGGCACGGCTGGATCATGGATACATATCTGCTGCGGGCAGAATCGACGGTATGA
- a CDS encoding MFS transporter produces MRLRRVGPHRRLWLTRNVRVLSAVSFLQDTASELLYPLLPIYLTAVLGAPPAIVGVVEGVAEGAASLTKLAAGPLGDRFARRPMIATGYGLAALGKVMVAAFGAWQGVLAGRVVDRLGKGLRGAPRDALLVVGIDDAARGRVFGFHRAMDTLGAVVGPLLGLAGYELLDHRIPPLLWVAVVPAVLSVALVYLVREPPRVTAPTQAPMFARVRDLPRRYWRVAGALVIFSLVNFPDALLLLRLNEIGFSVVEVILAYVTYNAVYALSSYPAGHLADRMPRPAVFGIGLTFFAVGYLGLGLTENTVAAWFLIGVYGLFTGCTDGVGKAWVSSLVGADVQASAQGVFQGASGFAVLIAGLWAGLAWGADGTVPLLISGGVGAMFAVGMLAAGYVSGNGGKPAPLTA; encoded by the coding sequence ATGCGACTCCGACGCGTCGGCCCGCACCGCAGGCTGTGGCTGACCCGCAACGTCCGGGTCCTTTCGGCGGTGTCATTTCTGCAGGACACCGCGAGCGAACTGCTTTATCCCTTGCTGCCGATCTACCTGACGGCAGTCCTCGGGGCGCCGCCGGCGATTGTGGGCGTTGTCGAGGGTGTAGCGGAAGGCGCCGCGTCGCTGACCAAACTTGCCGCGGGTCCGCTCGGTGACCGCTTTGCCCGGCGGCCCATGATCGCCACCGGCTACGGCCTGGCAGCGCTCGGCAAAGTCATGGTCGCGGCATTCGGCGCCTGGCAGGGCGTGCTCGCCGGACGTGTGGTGGACCGGCTTGGCAAGGGGTTGCGCGGGGCGCCCCGTGATGCGCTGCTGGTCGTCGGCATCGATGACGCCGCGCGCGGGCGGGTGTTCGGATTCCACCGAGCCATGGACACATTGGGCGCCGTCGTCGGTCCGTTACTGGGCCTTGCCGGCTACGAACTGCTGGACCACCGGATCCCGCCATTGTTGTGGGTGGCAGTGGTACCGGCCGTGCTCAGCGTGGCGTTGGTGTACCTCGTGCGGGAACCACCACGGGTCACTGCGCCCACTCAGGCGCCGATGTTCGCGCGGGTACGCGACCTGCCGCGGCGCTACTGGCGGGTCGCGGGAGCGCTGGTGATCTTCAGTCTGGTGAACTTCCCCGACGCGCTGCTGCTGTTGCGGCTCAACGAGATCGGCTTCTCCGTTGTCGAGGTCATCCTGGCGTATGTCACCTACAACGCGGTGTATGCGCTTTCGAGTTATCCGGCCGGGCACTTGGCCGACCGCATGCCGCGCCCGGCCGTGTTTGGCATCGGCCTGACGTTTTTCGCGGTCGGTTACCTCGGCCTGGGTCTGACCGAGAACACGGTCGCGGCATGGTTCTTGATCGGCGTCTACGGATTGTTCACGGGCTGCACCGACGGAGTCGGCAAGGCGTGGGTATCTTCGCTGGTCGGCGCCGACGTCCAGGCCAGCGCCCAAGGGGTGTTCCAGGGCGCCAGCGGTTTCGCGGTCCTCATCGCCGGGTTGTGGGCCGGTCTGGCGTGGGGCGCCGATGGCACGGTGCCGCTGCTGATCTCGGGCGGTGTCGGCGCGATGTTCGCGGTCGGGATGCTGGCGGCAGGTTACGTCAGCGGGAACGGCGGCAAACCGGCGCCGCTGACGGCATAG
- a CDS encoding VOC family protein, with protein sequence MTVSIDEFEVADTAESWTAAGFTVDPDDVCRIGGVRIRLVGRDHGTGIARWSLRGLPSDQPLDGIPTTRSDAAAPAPAEHANGALSVDHVVLLSPDLSRTVAALAAVGVHPRRERDGQLGGRPMRQIFFRLGEVILEVVGSPDTKGDGPSTLWGLTYIARDIDATAAFFGDRTAPVKPAVQPGRRITTLRHQEFGMSVRTAMISAPILSP encoded by the coding sequence ATGACGGTCAGCATCGACGAGTTCGAGGTCGCCGACACGGCAGAGTCCTGGACTGCCGCGGGTTTCACCGTTGATCCCGATGATGTGTGCCGAATCGGCGGCGTTCGGATCCGGTTGGTCGGACGCGACCACGGCACCGGCATCGCCAGGTGGTCGCTGCGCGGCCTGCCGTCCGACCAGCCCCTCGACGGCATCCCCACCACCCGATCAGATGCCGCTGCCCCAGCCCCGGCGGAGCACGCGAACGGCGCCCTCTCGGTCGACCATGTCGTGCTGCTGTCACCTGACCTCAGCCGGACCGTCGCGGCCCTCGCGGCGGTCGGCGTCCACCCGCGCCGCGAGCGCGACGGGCAACTCGGCGGCCGTCCGATGCGGCAGATCTTCTTCCGGCTGGGCGAGGTGATCCTCGAAGTCGTCGGCTCGCCCGACACCAAGGGTGACGGTCCGTCCACGCTCTGGGGCCTGACATACATCGCGCGCGACATCGACGCCACGGCCGCGTTCTTCGGCGACCGCACCGCACCGGTGAAGCCTGCGGTGCAACCCGGACGCCGGATCACCACGCTGCGACATCAAGAATTCGGGATGTCGGTCCGCACGGCGATGATCTCGGCCCCTATTCTCAGCCCATGA
- a CDS encoding TetR/AcrR family transcriptional regulator, whose translation MVDPRATGDDLTAKARIRNTALDLYATHGEDRISLRAIAAEAGVAVGLVQHHFKTKAGLRNAVDQLVVDYFAGALAEVPEDASTAVRDDAVRDMLRANPAVVDYVRRALLQPNVADSHLVDVIVDLTQREVRAARKTGRASTTRRENIQVVAVLARQMGELLLAPMVDAVWQRVAPDTRPPRLRVSVDEAGQ comes from the coding sequence ATGGTTGATCCGCGGGCAACCGGCGACGATCTGACGGCCAAGGCGCGCATTCGCAACACCGCCCTGGATCTCTACGCCACACACGGCGAAGACCGAATCTCCCTGCGCGCCATCGCCGCCGAGGCCGGCGTCGCGGTGGGCCTGGTGCAGCACCACTTCAAGACCAAGGCCGGCCTGCGGAACGCCGTCGATCAGTTGGTGGTCGACTACTTCGCGGGCGCCCTGGCCGAGGTGCCCGAAGACGCCTCGACGGCAGTGCGCGACGACGCCGTTCGGGACATGCTGCGCGCCAATCCGGCGGTGGTCGACTACGTGCGCCGGGCGCTCCTGCAGCCCAATGTCGCCGACAGCCACCTGGTCGACGTGATCGTCGACCTCACGCAGCGCGAGGTTCGGGCGGCCCGCAAGACGGGTCGTGCCTCGACCACCCGCCGCGAGAACATCCAGGTCGTCGCCGTCTTGGCGCGGCAGATGGGCGAACTACTGTTGGCACCCATGGTCGACGCGGTGTGGCAGCGAGTAGCGCCGGATACCAGGCCACCGCGGCTGCGGGTGAGCGTCGACGAGGCCGGGCAATGA
- a CDS encoding diiron oxygenase — translation MTASVKGQTTREEFAERLLKGSVRKSYAPIVDIDWDAPIDPDKYFLPPKVVSLYGTPLWDSMSRAEQIELSRQELVNTLSAGIWFENILNQALLRKMMHQDPTASATHYELTELGDETRHMVMFGKAIEKVGADPVRPKLYQRLIINMLPFAFQGSLLWVAALIGEEIFDSLQRQMMDDPELQPMVQRLMRIHVTEEARHIQFARDGLRKRAPEMSWPKRFWVGNLNGVGGLFFRFLFTNKVQYRRVGLDARAARRMARTSPHRIETQIAGFAPLASFLEEVGLLGPIARRLWRRSGFLPGGRIAPAARADVADPEDLYDGPATIDGREVRVRLAGHLDPIDGQYHWRGTVFESLEELPRGPVTVAIGDRSATARVTERSQQGGYAVSGAGLPPFPLT, via the coding sequence ATGACAGCTTCGGTCAAGGGCCAGACGACGCGCGAGGAATTCGCGGAACGCCTGCTCAAGGGCTCGGTGCGCAAGTCCTATGCGCCGATCGTCGACATCGACTGGGATGCGCCGATCGACCCCGACAAGTACTTCCTGCCGCCGAAAGTGGTGTCGCTGTACGGCACCCCGCTCTGGGACTCGATGAGCCGGGCCGAGCAGATCGAGCTGTCGCGCCAGGAGCTGGTGAACACCTTGTCGGCGGGCATCTGGTTCGAGAACATCCTCAACCAGGCTCTGCTGCGCAAGATGATGCATCAGGACCCGACCGCGAGCGCCACCCACTACGAACTGACCGAACTCGGCGACGAGACCCGCCACATGGTGATGTTCGGCAAGGCCATCGAGAAGGTCGGCGCCGACCCGGTGCGGCCGAAGCTGTACCAACGCTTGATCATCAACATGCTGCCGTTCGCCTTCCAGGGCTCGCTGCTCTGGGTCGCCGCTCTCATCGGTGAGGAGATCTTCGACTCGCTGCAGCGCCAGATGATGGACGACCCGGAGCTGCAGCCAATGGTGCAGCGGCTCATGCGGATTCACGTCACCGAAGAGGCCCGTCACATCCAGTTCGCCCGCGACGGGCTGCGCAAGCGCGCGCCGGAGATGTCCTGGCCGAAGCGCTTCTGGGTGGGCAACCTCAACGGTGTCGGCGGCTTGTTCTTCCGATTCCTGTTCACCAACAAGGTGCAGTACCGCCGCGTCGGCCTCGACGCGCGGGCCGCTCGGCGGATGGCGCGGACGTCCCCGCACCGGATCGAGACGCAGATCGCCGGCTTCGCCCCGCTGGCTTCGTTCCTGGAGGAAGTCGGGCTCCTCGGCCCCATCGCGCGCCGGTTGTGGCGACGCAGCGGATTCCTGCCGGGCGGCCGAATCGCTCCGGCGGCCCGCGCGGATGTCGCGGACCCCGAAGACCTGTACGACGGACCGGCCACCATCGACGGCCGCGAGGTCCGCGTCCGCCTGGCCGGGCACCTCGACCCGATTGACGGCCAATACCACTGGCGTGGAACGGTTTTCGAGTCCCTCGAGGAGCTGCCTCGCGGCCCCGTCACCGTGGCGATCGGCGATCGCTCCGCGACAGCGCGGGTCACCGAGCGCAGCCAGCAGGGTGGCTATGCCGTCAGCGGCGCCGGTTTGCCGCCGTTCCCGCTGACGTAA
- a CDS encoding ATP-dependent DNA ligase produces MEQFGRVRLTNPDKVLYPSTGTTKADVFDYYLAVADAMLPHIAGRPVTRKRWPNGVAQQPFFEKQLASSAPEWLERGAITHRSGTTVYPIIDTPEGLAWIAQQASLEVHVPQWRFVGAGGRSGAGDVLAPGPATRIVFDLDPGEGITMAQLCGVARAVRELIAGMDLEAYPVTSGSKGVHLYVPLASPVSSRGASAVAKRVAQQLESSMGGLVTATMTRSLRAGKVFLDWSQNSSAKTTVAPYSLRGRDEPTVAAPRTWDELDDPELRQLRFDEVLARLARDGDLLAAMDADAPVADRLTTYRSMRDPGRTPEPVPAAQPASGQNNRFVIQEHHARRLHYDFRLERDGVLVSWAVPKNLPDTSTVNHLAVHTEDHPLEYATFEGDIPKGEYGGGHVSIWDSGTYDTEKFRDSGSGGEVIVNLHGNRVSGRYVLIQTDGKNWLVRRMKEQRLQPMLATHGSVRRLSSDQWAFEGKWDGYRLLVEADHGRIRLTSRSGRDITGEFPQLQSLAADLADHHVILDGEVVALQDGVPSFQAMQNRGPRSHIEFWCFDILSLDGRDLTRAKYRDRRKLLEALASDGALTVPPLLPAEDPLEVASGRGFEGVVAKKWDSGYRPGRSEAWVKDKFWRTQEVVIGGWRAGEGGRTSGIGALLVGVPDEHGLQFAGRVGTGFTDKMLGDLRAMLAPLEIIESPFTAPLSALDAKGVTYVRPEVVGEVRYSERTSDGRLRQPSWRGLRPDKTPAEVTWE; encoded by the coding sequence GTGGAGCAATTCGGACGGGTGCGGCTGACCAACCCGGACAAGGTGCTCTACCCGTCGACGGGCACGACCAAGGCCGACGTCTTCGACTATTACCTCGCCGTCGCCGACGCGATGCTGCCGCACATCGCGGGCCGTCCGGTCACCCGCAAACGGTGGCCCAATGGTGTTGCGCAGCAGCCATTCTTCGAGAAGCAGCTGGCGTCGTCGGCGCCGGAGTGGCTCGAACGCGGCGCCATCACGCATCGCAGCGGGACCACCGTCTACCCGATCATCGACACTCCGGAGGGGCTGGCCTGGATCGCCCAGCAAGCGTCCTTGGAAGTGCATGTGCCGCAATGGCGCTTTGTCGGGGCGGGTGGGCGAAGCGGGGCGGGCGATGTCCTGGCTCCGGGACCCGCCACGCGCATCGTGTTCGACCTCGATCCCGGCGAGGGCATCACCATGGCCCAGCTGTGCGGGGTGGCCCGCGCGGTGCGCGAACTCATCGCCGGCATGGACCTGGAGGCGTATCCGGTGACCAGCGGCAGCAAGGGTGTGCACCTCTATGTGCCGCTGGCCTCGCCCGTCAGCTCGCGCGGTGCGTCGGCCGTCGCCAAACGTGTTGCCCAACAACTCGAATCATCCATGGGTGGGCTGGTCACCGCGACCATGACCCGCAGCCTGCGGGCCGGCAAGGTGTTCCTGGACTGGAGTCAGAACTCCTCGGCCAAGACGACGGTGGCACCGTATTCGTTGCGCGGTCGCGACGAGCCGACCGTCGCGGCGCCGCGCACCTGGGACGAACTCGACGATCCGGAGTTGCGGCAGCTGCGGTTCGACGAGGTGCTGGCCCGCTTGGCCCGTGACGGTGATCTGCTCGCCGCCATGGATGCCGATGCGCCGGTCGCCGACCGGCTCACCACCTACCGCAGCATGCGGGACCCGGGCCGGACACCGGAGCCCGTGCCGGCGGCCCAGCCCGCGTCGGGCCAGAACAATCGGTTCGTCATTCAAGAACATCACGCCCGCCGGCTGCACTACGACTTCCGGCTGGAACGCGACGGCGTGCTGGTCAGTTGGGCTGTGCCGAAGAACCTTCCGGACACCTCGACCGTCAACCACCTGGCGGTGCATACCGAAGACCATCCGCTGGAATACGCCACCTTCGAAGGCGATATCCCCAAGGGCGAATACGGCGGTGGGCACGTCTCGATCTGGGACTCGGGCACCTACGACACCGAAAAGTTCCGGGACTCAGGCTCTGGCGGTGAGGTGATCGTCAACCTCCACGGCAACCGGGTCTCCGGACGGTACGTGCTCATCCAGACCGACGGTAAGAACTGGCTGGTGCGCCGGATGAAAGAGCAGCGGCTGCAACCGATGCTGGCGACCCACGGATCGGTGCGTCGACTGTCTTCGGACCAGTGGGCCTTCGAGGGTAAGTGGGACGGCTACCGGCTCCTCGTAGAGGCCGACCACGGCCGGATCCGGCTCACCTCGCGCAGCGGTCGCGATATCACGGGGGAGTTCCCGCAATTGCAGTCGTTGGCAGCCGATCTCGCCGATCACCACGTGATCCTGGACGGTGAGGTGGTGGCATTGCAGGATGGCGTACCGAGTTTCCAGGCCATGCAGAACCGCGGTCCCCGCAGTCACATCGAATTCTGGTGTTTCGACATCCTGTCCCTCGACGGACGTGACCTGACTCGCGCAAAGTACCGAGATCGGCGAAAGCTGTTGGAAGCGCTGGCCTCCGATGGTGCGCTGACGGTACCGCCGCTGCTGCCCGCCGAAGATCCCCTGGAGGTTGCGAGTGGCCGCGGCTTCGAAGGAGTGGTCGCCAAGAAATGGGATTCCGGATATCGGCCTGGCCGGTCGGAGGCGTGGGTCAAGGACAAGTTCTGGCGCACACAGGAAGTGGTGATCGGCGGCTGGCGCGCCGGGGAAGGCGGCCGCACCAGTGGCATCGGGGCACTGCTGGTCGGCGTGCCCGACGAGCACGGTCTGCAGTTCGCCGGGCGCGTCGGCACCGGGTTCACCGACAAGATGCTGGGCGACCTGCGGGCGATGCTGGCACCGCTGGAAATCATCGAATCACCTTTTACCGCACCGCTTTCCGCATTGGATGCCAAAGGCGTGACGTATGTCCGACCCGAGGTGGTGGGGGAGGTGCGCTACAGCGAGCGGACCTCGGATGGCCGGTTGCGGCAGCCCAGCTGGCGTGGGCTGCGTCCGGACAAGACACCGGCGGAGGTCACGTGGGAGTGA